Proteins encoded in a region of the Stieleria neptunia genome:
- a CDS encoding arylsulfatase B: MQLSNRFAIIALVAWACFASPSSAAEQPNIVLMLSDDMGWADPGFQGGNPDLTPNLDRLAGESLRLTQFYAHSVCAPTRCALMTGRYAFRNWMDWRSEDFGKPSYLKKLGLELAHTPDGTPTRMLHGLDTGEHTIAEALKASGYYTALIGKWHLGEWLPGQLPMGQGFDHQYGHYGWGIDYNNYTIPHNSPATFAVYDWHRNQQPLDEQGYSTDLFANEAVRLISERSDDVPFFIYVPFNAIHGPLEEIPRYTDTLDKRSAALKCLDDAVGRIVGAVDQHGFADNTIVVFANDNGGLTEEVNRPYHGTKNTTFEGGVRVACTMRWPGKIPAGKTNDAMMHVVDLLPTFVSLAGGSTEPCQTLDGMDMSGVILNGQPSPRTEVVYEVAGSVRLPTIRSGDYKLMGDMLYNVVSDPSESTDIAAKHPEIVARLKSRLDAIGKQRPPLEKVLGSPPRLMRTPQPWVYGQAENRDAPDWLKERVMAVRIKQPQSWAPGETPWPQAPTGATIQYSGDGR; encoded by the coding sequence ATGCAACTTTCGAATCGTTTTGCCATCATCGCCCTGGTCGCCTGGGCGTGTTTCGCTTCGCCGTCATCCGCGGCCGAACAGCCAAATATTGTTTTGATGTTGTCCGACGACATGGGTTGGGCCGATCCGGGGTTTCAGGGCGGCAATCCGGATTTGACTCCCAACCTGGATCGTCTGGCCGGCGAAAGTCTGCGGCTGACGCAGTTTTATGCCCATTCAGTTTGCGCCCCGACCCGCTGCGCCTTGATGACCGGCCGTTACGCGTTTCGCAATTGGATGGATTGGCGCTCGGAAGATTTTGGCAAACCGAGTTACCTGAAAAAACTCGGTCTGGAACTCGCACACACACCCGACGGCACACCGACGCGGATGCTGCACGGACTGGACACGGGCGAACACACGATCGCCGAAGCCTTGAAGGCATCGGGCTACTACACCGCCTTGATCGGCAAGTGGCACCTGGGCGAATGGCTGCCCGGACAACTGCCGATGGGCCAAGGCTTTGATCACCAGTACGGTCACTACGGCTGGGGCATCGATTACAACAACTACACGATCCCCCACAATTCACCGGCAACCTTTGCGGTTTATGACTGGCATCGCAATCAACAACCACTCGACGAACAGGGCTACTCGACTGACTTGTTCGCCAACGAAGCGGTCCGTTTGATTTCTGAGCGCAGCGATGATGTTCCGTTTTTCATCTATGTCCCCTTCAATGCGATTCATGGACCGCTGGAAGAAATTCCACGTTACACCGACACGCTGGATAAACGCTCGGCGGCATTGAAGTGTTTGGACGACGCCGTGGGGCGGATCGTCGGCGCGGTCGATCAACACGGATTCGCCGACAACACGATTGTCGTGTTCGCCAACGACAACGGGGGGCTGACCGAAGAGGTCAACCGTCCGTACCACGGGACGAAGAACACGACCTTTGAAGGCGGCGTTCGTGTGGCGTGCACGATGCGATGGCCCGGAAAAATTCCCGCCGGAAAAACCAACGACGCGATGATGCACGTCGTGGACTTGCTGCCCACGTTTGTCAGCCTCGCCGGCGGCAGCACCGAACCCTGTCAGACGCTCGATGGAATGGACATGTCAGGGGTAATCTTGAACGGACAACCGAGTCCACGAACGGAGGTCGTTTACGAAGTCGCCGGCAGCGTGCGTTTGCCGACGATTCGATCGGGCGACTACAAACTGATGGGTGACATGCTTTACAACGTCGTCAGCGATCCGAGCGAGTCGACGGACATCGCTGCAAAACATCCGGAAATCGTCGCGCGGTTGAAATCGCGTCTTGATGCGATCGGCAAGCAACGGCCGCCGCTGGAAAAGGTGCTCGGCTCGCCGCCGCGATTGATGCGCACGCCCCAGCCGTGGGTTTATGGACAAGCCGAAAATCGCGACGCGCCGGACTGGTTGAAAGAACGCGTGATGGCGGTGCGGATCAAGCAGCCCCAGTCGTGGGCGCCCGGCGAGACCCCGTGGCCCCAAGCGCCGACCGGTGCGACGATCCAGTACAGCGGCGACGGCCGTTAG
- a CDS encoding IS630 family transposase, producing the protein MARPATVFAKITNQQQRDRLIELWKQHPNHYTRIRAHAILLSDAQYEIEQIVDILSVSRDSVRAWIKHFEQDGPDALLDEKRPGGPRKLNEQEEQILKDLLRQFPSRPATVLSRLRTRTGKSISRHSLRRYARRFNLSWKRFRRSLRKKRDEKAFRLAQEELAELLNEPELDVVYFDEAGFSLKGVVPYGWLPIGERTDVPVTGAHGATVQALGFEHQDGTTHTYLHKGYVNTQTVIEIMDDFCETIDQTTVVILDNASCHTSGAFEASIERWAERGLLVYHLPPYSPELNSIERLWRQLKYQQMPATAWERFKTLLQTLTTKLCEIGEVTYMPSLESYAE; encoded by the coding sequence ATGGCAAGACCTGCAACCGTTTTCGCGAAAATCACGAACCAGCAGCAACGTGACCGTCTGATTGAGCTTTGGAAACAGCATCCAAACCATTACACACGAATACGGGCACACGCGATTCTTCTGAGCGATGCTCAATACGAAATTGAGCAGATCGTCGATATTCTTAGTGTCAGTAGAGACAGCGTGCGAGCTTGGATCAAACACTTTGAACAAGACGGACCAGACGCCCTGCTGGACGAAAAGCGACCAGGCGGACCGAGGAAGCTCAATGAACAGGAAGAGCAAATCCTCAAAGATTTGTTGCGGCAATTTCCCTCCCGGCCTGCCACAGTCCTGTCGCGTTTGCGAACACGGACCGGCAAATCGATCAGCCGACATTCGCTGCGTCGTTACGCCCGACGATTCAATTTGAGCTGGAAGCGGTTTCGGCGCAGCCTGCGGAAAAAACGAGACGAAAAGGCTTTCCGGTTGGCTCAAGAGGAACTCGCCGAGTTGCTCAATGAACCTGAACTGGATGTCGTATACTTTGACGAAGCGGGATTTTCGCTTAAGGGCGTGGTGCCATACGGATGGCTTCCCATCGGCGAACGGACCGATGTGCCAGTCACCGGCGCCCATGGGGCGACGGTTCAGGCACTTGGCTTTGAGCATCAAGATGGAACCACCCATACCTATCTTCACAAAGGGTACGTCAACACGCAAACGGTCATTGAAATCATGGATGATTTTTGTGAGACGATTGACCAAACAACGGTGGTCATCCTCGACAATGCATCTTGCCACACCAGCGGAGCTTTTGAAGCATCGATCGAACGCTGGGCAGAGCGTGGGCTGCTGGTTTATCATCTTCCGCCGTATAGTCCCGAACTGAATTCGATCGAGCGACTATGGAGGCAACTAAAGTATCAACAAATGCCCGCCACGGCCTGGGAACGATTCAAAACCTTGTTACAAACGCTGACGACGAAGCTATGCGAAATCGGTGAGGTAACCTACATGCCATCACTTGAAAGTTATGCCGAATAA
- a CDS encoding IS110 family RNA-guided transposase yields MDNAPVPQSLDTINLNAAGIDIGSTQHYVAVPSDRDSSHVRCFGTFTSDLASLADWLEECGIKTIAMESTGVYWIPVFELLEARGFEVKLVEPGKLKSVPSRKTDVLDCQWIQQLHTYGLLAGSFRPDSAICVLRSYMRQRAMLVANASEHIQRMQKAMMEMNVQLHHVISDITGTTGLAILDAIVAGSRDPHLLAKLRDPRCKNDESTIAKALEGNWREEHVFALKQALELYRFYGSKLSEVDSKLEEHLGTFSDRSDGEILPKLKAPKAGSNSPRFDMRNQLYRVLGVDMTTIDGISGQSAITLISEIGTDMSRWATEKHFTSWLCLCPGSKKTGGKLLSGKTRTSANRAAAALRTAAASLARSNCALGAFFRRIRSRLGSPKAITATAHKLAKIVYGMLKYGREYVDVGNDYYEQQYKKRAMENLAKRAAALNLRVVPNELAG; encoded by the coding sequence ATTGACAACGCACCCGTTCCACAATCACTTGACACAATCAACTTGAACGCTGCCGGCATCGATATTGGTTCGACCCAGCACTATGTTGCCGTGCCCTCCGATCGCGACTCATCACACGTTCGCTGCTTCGGCACCTTTACATCCGATCTGGCGTCGCTCGCAGATTGGTTGGAAGAGTGCGGAATCAAAACGATTGCAATGGAGTCAACAGGGGTCTATTGGATTCCAGTTTTCGAGCTTCTCGAAGCCAGGGGGTTTGAAGTGAAGCTTGTTGAGCCTGGCAAGCTGAAGAGCGTTCCTAGCCGAAAAACGGATGTCTTGGATTGCCAGTGGATCCAGCAGCTTCACACATACGGTTTGCTGGCCGGATCGTTTCGACCGGATTCGGCAATTTGTGTTCTGCGTTCTTACATGCGGCAACGAGCCATGCTCGTCGCCAACGCGAGCGAGCATATCCAACGGATGCAGAAGGCGATGATGGAAATGAATGTCCAGCTCCATCACGTCATTTCGGACATCACCGGCACCACTGGCCTTGCCATTTTGGATGCCATTGTTGCGGGCAGTCGAGACCCTCACCTACTCGCAAAACTTCGCGATCCAAGGTGCAAAAATGACGAGTCGACGATCGCGAAAGCTCTGGAAGGCAATTGGCGTGAAGAACATGTATTTGCGTTAAAACAGGCTCTGGAACTGTACCGTTTTTACGGTTCCAAACTGTCGGAAGTCGATTCCAAGCTTGAAGAACATTTGGGTACATTTTCCGACCGAAGTGACGGTGAGATTCTGCCGAAGCTGAAGGCTCCTAAAGCTGGAAGCAATAGCCCCCGGTTCGATATGCGCAATCAGCTCTACCGGGTGCTGGGCGTCGACATGACGACCATTGATGGGATTAGCGGTCAATCCGCAATCACACTGATTTCTGAAATCGGTACCGACATGAGTAGGTGGGCAACAGAGAAGCATTTCACTTCTTGGCTTTGCCTATGTCCGGGCAGTAAGAAGACAGGTGGGAAATTGCTCAGTGGTAAAACACGTACAAGTGCGAACCGAGCCGCCGCCGCACTTCGAACAGCCGCCGCGTCCCTGGCACGATCAAACTGCGCCTTAGGAGCGTTCTTTCGCAGGATCCGTTCCCGTCTTGGTTCACCCAAAGCGATCACGGCGACGGCCCACAAGCTCGCGAAAATAGTTTATGGGATGCTGAAGTACGGGAGGGAATATGTCGATGTCGGCAACGACTATTACGAACAGCAATACAAGAAGCGAGCAATGGAAAACCTGGCGAAACGGGCAGCTGCACTCAACCTGCGAGTGGTCCCCAATGAACTAGCTGGGTAG
- a CDS encoding IS91 family transposase: MAITLQQIFGRYFDSFASRFHVSREMLRAAWCIQHCRTRTLGGHVNSCPEGHYHSIAYNSCRHRCCPQCAWVAREQWLAKCKQRLLPCPHHHIVFTLPSELNRIWRFNKAAYAETLFNAAKETLQQLLKDPKYLGAKPGILAALHTWNQTLLPHVHLHCIVTAGGLAGDGTWRRPQKDCLLPRKVLMLKFRGKFKAMLQQKVQSGKIQLPDSMSASDFQKLLAKLSDKPWNVKIFDAYRDGSGVATYLARYIKGGPIGKSRLLDVQDDKVVFRYRIGTQDGGDGKRQGVTALPIDQFLGRWLEHVPPRRFQTVRGYGLYSGNQYSQLDEARAALGVEPPESDSLEQLTWQQWCESAGLLDACTCPVCGKRLVSHHEFSAGRDPPSDAYSWREKQGQAA; this comes from the coding sequence ATGGCCATCACGCTTCAACAGATTTTCGGACGCTATTTCGACTCCTTCGCCTCGCGTTTTCACGTCTCGCGGGAGATGCTTCGCGCCGCATGGTGCATCCAACACTGTCGCACTCGGACGCTCGGTGGGCACGTCAACAGTTGCCCCGAAGGTCACTACCACAGCATCGCCTACAACTCCTGTCGGCATCGGTGCTGCCCCCAGTGCGCCTGGGTGGCCCGAGAGCAGTGGCTGGCCAAATGTAAGCAACGCTTGCTGCCCTGCCCGCATCATCACATCGTCTTCACACTCCCGAGCGAACTGAATCGAATCTGGCGGTTCAACAAGGCTGCCTATGCAGAGACCCTCTTCAACGCCGCGAAGGAAACACTCCAGCAACTGCTCAAGGACCCCAAGTACCTCGGTGCGAAGCCTGGGATCCTGGCGGCGCTGCACACCTGGAACCAGACCCTGTTGCCGCACGTGCACTTGCATTGCATCGTCACCGCCGGCGGGCTGGCTGGTGATGGGACGTGGCGCCGTCCCCAAAAAGATTGTTTGCTGCCCCGCAAAGTGTTGATGCTCAAGTTCCGCGGCAAATTCAAGGCGATGCTTCAGCAGAAGGTTCAATCAGGCAAGATCCAATTGCCCGACTCGATGAGCGCGTCCGACTTTCAGAAGCTGTTGGCCAAGCTCAGCGACAAACCGTGGAACGTCAAAATATTTGACGCCTATCGTGATGGCTCCGGTGTGGCGACCTATTTGGCTCGGTACATCAAGGGCGGCCCGATCGGCAAGTCACGGTTACTGGACGTTCAAGATGACAAGGTCGTGTTTCGCTATCGGATTGGAACGCAGGACGGTGGGGACGGGAAACGTCAGGGGGTGACCGCGTTGCCGATCGATCAGTTTCTCGGCCGCTGGCTGGAGCACGTGCCGCCGCGGCGATTTCAGACGGTCCGCGGCTACGGTCTGTACAGCGGCAACCAATACTCCCAGCTCGATGAGGCCCGTGCCGCGCTCGGCGTGGAGCCGCCAGAGTCCGACTCGCTTGAACAGTTGACTTGGCAACAATGGTGCGAGTCGGCCGGGCTGCTTGATGCTTGCACGTGTCCGGTGTGTGGTAAACGGTTGGTCTCGCATCACGAATTTTCCGCCGGGCGGGATCCTCCCTCTGATGCGTATTCTTGGCGTGAGAAACAAGGGCAAGCCGCATGA
- a CDS encoding PIN domain-containing protein, producing the protein MSLTVVLDSNIWLNEQMLRHSVGSAVRFFLRRHSAHVVVPEVVRREVELHLEKELKELTSRLREGHRRLLGLVGELKEQVLPTDDELTVIASTAFANAGIEITDFPFSLKSARSSFEKTIRSEPPSGPKNQQFKDGVIWADCLTLAMDSPVLFITQDKAFYKAKDYKKGLADNLIEEAQQATHEISIAHDISSILERIGDPIEIDYSFLHREYYPTISDGTERLIGSEGYELAELLSGDHTVFATNDPNIGHVEFSLQYKCVHPTLSDGSLVAKGECVINSVSGNLSDFRNRGEEFHFVNAEGEQQKRNIVLGVGSIVLGHRTVQHSVRAVLDA; encoded by the coding sequence ATGTCACTTACTGTCGTTCTCGATTCGAACATCTGGCTAAATGAACAGATGCTGCGACACAGCGTCGGTAGCGCTGTTCGCTTCTTCCTTCGTAGGCACAGCGCACACGTGGTTGTTCCAGAAGTAGTACGGCGAGAGGTCGAACTGCATCTCGAAAAAGAATTGAAAGAACTGACATCACGTCTTCGGGAAGGGCATCGGCGACTGCTTGGACTCGTTGGAGAGCTTAAAGAACAGGTCCTGCCGACCGACGACGAATTGACAGTAATCGCATCTACTGCGTTCGCAAACGCTGGGATTGAAATTACTGACTTCCCTTTTTCGCTTAAGTCCGCACGATCCTCATTTGAGAAGACGATTCGATCTGAGCCGCCCAGTGGGCCAAAGAATCAACAATTCAAGGATGGAGTAATCTGGGCAGATTGTCTAACGCTCGCCATGGACTCACCAGTTCTTTTCATTACGCAAGACAAGGCTTTCTACAAAGCAAAAGATTACAAAAAGGGGCTGGCAGACAATCTCATTGAAGAGGCCCAGCAGGCAACGCACGAAATATCAATCGCGCACGACATCAGTTCAATTCTTGAACGTATTGGCGACCCGATCGAAATAGATTATTCGTTTCTTCACCGCGAATACTACCCGACAATAAGCGACGGAACAGAACGGCTTATTGGTTCCGAGGGCTACGAGCTTGCTGAATTGCTGTCAGGCGATCATACGGTTTTTGCGACAAATGATCCCAACATCGGTCATGTCGAGTTCTCCCTCCAGTATAAATGCGTTCACCCTACGCTGAGCGATGGCTCGCTGGTTGCAAAGGGAGAGTGCGTGATTAACTCCGTCTCAGGAAACCTGTCGGACTTTCGAAACCGTGGTGAAGAATTTCATTTCGTGAACGCTGAAGGTGAACAACAAAAACGCAATATCGTCCTGGGGGTCGGCAGTATTGTGCTTGGACATCGAACGGTTCAACACTCAGTTCGAGCCGTTCTAGACGCGTAA